From a single Budorcas taxicolor isolate Tak-1 chromosome X, Takin1.1, whole genome shotgun sequence genomic region:
- the LOC128069612 gene encoding melanoma-associated antigen B16-like: protein MPPVRIKLSKRFKSSRRAQYQSRRASTQSQDLEIAQLSRALEETHLFLCPQMPGNLKAAPGGDKPSSPQGPQSFSASSIGITASASSKSSEVSMNQGEENSPGTSETVPDFMNVPVHSLDSKVAVLVNFLLLKYRMKEPITKADMLQVINDCEVHFPEILLRASERVEMLFGLDLKEVDPTNHCYGIFIKSGLTYDGMMHGEAGVPKTGILILILGVIFMKGNHATEEEIWEVLNVTGLYSGEKHFIFGEPKQLITEDFVREGYLEFRQVASADPAQSEFLWGPKAHAETTKMKVLEFIAKVHGTDPSSFPSQYEEALQDEKEKAQARISAKCLYYSKF from the exons ATGCCGCCCGTAAGAATCAAACTGTCTAAGCGTTTTAAGAGTTCGCGACGTGCACAGTATCAATCCCGTCGAGCCTCCACTCAGTCCCAGGACCTGGAGATTGCACAGCTCTCCAGAGCTCTGGAGGAGACCCATCTCTTCTTGTGTCCTCAAATGCCTGGAAATTTGAAGGCAGCTCCTGGTGGTGATAAACCCAGTTCTCCTCAGGGTCCTCAGAGtttctctgcatcttccattGGCATCACAGCCTCTGCATCCAGCAAATCAAGTGAGgtctccatgaatcaaggtgagGAGAATAGTCCAG GCACCTCAGAGACTGTGCCAGATTTCATGAATGTGCCTGTGCATTCCCTAGATAGTAAAGTAGCTGTGTTGGTGAATTTCCTGCTGCTCAAGTATCGAATGAAAGAGCCCATAACAAAAGCAGATATGCTCCAGGTTATCAACGATTGCGAAGTCCACTTCCCTGAGATCCTCCTGAGAGCTTCTGAGCGCGTAGAGATGCTCTTTGGCCTTGATCTGAAGGAAGTGGATCCCACCAACCACTGCTATGGCATTTTCATTAAATCAGGCCTCACCTATGACGGCATGATGCACGGTGAAGCAGGTGTGCCTAAGACCGGCATCCTGATACTTATCCTGGGTGTGATCTTCATGAAGGGCAACCATGCCACTGAAGAAGAAATTTGGGAAGTTCTGAATGTGACCGGGCTATATTCTGGGGAGAAGCACTTCATCTTTGGGGAGCCCAAGCAGCTCATCACCGAAGATTTCGTGAGGGAAGGATACCTAGAGTTCCGGCAGGTGGCCAGCGCTGATCCTGCACAGTCTGAGTTCCTGTGGGGCCCCAAAGCTCATGCTGAAACCACCAAGATGAAGGTCCTGGAGTTCATCGCCAAGGTTCATGGGACTGACCCAAGTTCTTTCCCATCTCAGTATGAGGAggctttgcaagatgaaaaagagaaagctcaGGCCAGAATTTCAGCCAAGTGTCTCTACTATTCCAAGTTCTAG